The Tolypothrix sp. PCC 7712 region GGCTCACGAAAAACGATGCAGAAACCTTTCGCTTGGCTTTGGAAGCAACCGCAGAAGACGAGTTAGCTGGAATGCGGCGAGGCGAAAAGCTTTTAGAAGCTGTTATTGCACTTGCGCCACTTTTGGGATTGTTGGGTACAGTTTTAGGTTTGATTCAATCTCTACGTTCAATTCGGATTGGTGATTTAGGAACCGAATCTGCTGCTGGGGTAACCACTGGTATTGGTGAATCCCTAATTAGTACAGCAAGTGGATTAATAGTTGCTATTGTGAGTTTGGTTTTCTACCGCCTATTTCAAAGTTTTGTAGTTAACCAAGTCAAGGTTTTTCGCAAAGCCGGTAATGATATGGAATTGCTTTACCGTCAGTCACCACCAGACTTGAGTAATACTGCAGCAATAATTTTGCGAGAATCTGCACGGGAAAATTTCACGCCACCCCGTAAACGTGGTAGAAACAAGTTTTCTAATTCTCCGGAAGTTACAGAACCAACTGATTCATTAGATTCTGAGAATAATCAAAGTAATTCGTAGTTGATAATTCGTAATTCGTAGTTACCATCTTAGTAGGTTTTCCTTTAATTACGAATTACGAATTTGTAATTCGACCCATCAAAATAGTTACAGAGAAACAATGAAAATAAATTTACATACTCCAGTTGAAGAAGTTCAAATTCAACTTATTCCCTTGATAGATGTCGTTTTTTGTATTCTGACATTTTTTTTGTTGGCGGCTTTGCAATTCACGCGCCAAGAAGCAATTAATGCCATTAATCTAGATTTACCTAAAGCTAACACTGGTACATCACCGACTGCGGCGTTACAGGGCAATAGCAATATCTTACCTGTAACTGTTGACGCTGTTGGTCAAACATATGTGGAAAAACAAATGGTCAGACGAGACCAATTAGCAGCAATTTTAAAGAATTATGTTCAACAAAACCCTAATGGCGTTTTAGTACTGAATGCATCACGGACAGCAACATACAACGATGTCATCGAAACCTTAGACTTACTTCGCCAAGTAGGAGGCGATCGCGTCTCTTTGGGAATTATACCAAACCAATCTCAAACACCTACTAATTCTACTCTTCCTGGCATTCCAGCTTTTCCCACTAACCCTGGTGCTAATCCTGTACCAAATACTGCACCAGTCCCAGACATCAATCCTCAAGGTAATGTTAATCCTAACTTACCCACAGCACCTACTTCGCCTCAAACTGGTCAAAATCTTCAGATTGCGCCCAATGCCACAACACCCAACAGAAATGTAGCACCAGGAACAAGCACTTCTACTCCTGCAAGATGATCTGCAAATGGTGCGTTAATTAAGTAACGCACCTTACTGATTATTTAGATAATTTATTTTTTGTATTACTTAAACTGTCACGTATTTAATTTTATACTAATATTTTTACTATTTTTATAACTAAGCAATTACTAGCCTTTTAAATTACAAATTCACTAATGAAACTCTAGGATTAATAACGGTTAACTGTCAACCGTCAACCGTCAACATCCAAAATTTAATGATGCAACTTGCATGATATACAGCTTAAAACTAAAAATATTCCAAATAAACTTTTCCGAAATAAAAAAACTCTGCTAATTTAGAAATAGTAAGCTGATTTTCAAAAATTGTTTCCCATTAGACTGAGTATTTATTCGTCTGTTTGTAGTCTTGGTGGGGGTAAATAAGTTCGTAATCAGTTCTTGAACCTTGAAATTTTTAGCACAAGGCTAACTCATTACGAACTCATCGAGATGAATGACACAGCCTATTAAGTTAAAACAGGTTTATCTTGCATATTTACTCATTAAGATAGCTCTTTCTTGAATAGAAAGTGGCTAGTTCATGACGCTGGCTTTCCAAGTTGATTAGACTAGCATTACCAAGCCAAGATAGACCTAAATTAATGCAAGAATGTGCAACTTAAATGGGTAATAGCTTAGTATTTTTAGCTCGAGACTCAGCACTTTTTCATTTCAATTCCTATCGCCATTAGCATTTTCAGGGTTGTGGAAATGAGTGAAATTTGGAAAATTGTAGTTGTTTGGATAGTAACATCTATCAGTTTGTTGATTATTAGTAAGCTACCTTTGGGAGTAGAAATTGATACTCCCGATAAAGCATTACTTTCAGCAGCAGTTCTCGGCATTGTAACAGCATTAGTAAGACCAATTCTCGGAC contains the following coding sequences:
- a CDS encoding MotA/TolQ/ExbB proton channel family protein — encoded protein: MDILDLFQKGGPAMWPLLALSILALSVIFERLWFWLRILTQEKEIVDRVLDAAAENWEVAADIARQATNQPIGRFLYAPLRLTKNDAETFRLALEATAEDELAGMRRGEKLLEAVIALAPLLGLLGTVLGLIQSLRSIRIGDLGTESAAGVTTGIGESLISTASGLIVAIVSLVFYRLFQSFVVNQVKVFRKAGNDMELLYRQSPPDLSNTAAIILRESARENFTPPRKRGRNKFSNSPEVTEPTDSLDSENNQSNS
- a CDS encoding ExbD/TolR family protein, which encodes MKINLHTPVEEVQIQLIPLIDVVFCILTFFLLAALQFTRQEAINAINLDLPKANTGTSPTAALQGNSNILPVTVDAVGQTYVEKQMVRRDQLAAILKNYVQQNPNGVLVLNASRTATYNDVIETLDLLRQVGGDRVSLGIIPNQSQTPTNSTLPGIPAFPTNPGANPVPNTAPVPDINPQGNVNPNLPTAPTSPQTGQNLQIAPNATTPNRNVAPGTSTSTPAR